The Pelagovum sp. HNIBRBA483 sequence CACCGCCGCCTATCTCGTCGCGATTGACCGCGTGGCGGGAAGCTACCGCGCCAAAGGCTTGTAATCAAATAAAAACCCCAAGCGGGCGCCGTCACAGCGCCCGCTTACAATCCAAAGGCGAGCGCCCCGATTTGGCCACAATCGGGTCATGATGGCGCCCATTGCTTAAGCGAAAAGACTCTCTGCGTGGCCCCATGTCACGGAGAGTCGACAATGCAAATATTCAGAAAATTGCTCACAAAGTTCCACCGCGCCGAAGATGGCTCCGCCACCGTCGAGGCCGTCCTCTGGCTGCCGTTCTTCGTGCTGACATTCGTCATGATCGCGGATACGTCCTTCGTTTTCCACCGTCAGGCCGAGATCCAGCGCATCGTTCAGGATGCCAACCGCCTCTATTCGGTGGGTTTCCTGCAAAGCGAGAGCGAGACGGTCGATTGGGTCAAGACAGCGCTAACGCCGCTCTCGACAGGCGCAAGTGTCACCGCAACCGAGGATGGCGGCGTGATCCGCACCCGCGCCTTGGTGCCGGTCGAGGATCTTGTCGCGGTCGGCATGTTCGGCTTCCTCAGCGGCTACAATATCGGGGTCGAGACCGAACAGGTCATCGAATTCTTTTAGGATTATACCATGATCGCCCGTCAAGCATTCCAGCATCTGATCCGCCGCCTCGCAACGCGCGAAGACGGTGGCATCACGATTTTTGGGCTGTTCATGTGCGCCTGTGTGCTGATCCTCGGCGGTATCGCGGTTGATATTTCGCACCTCTACGCCGCTCGCACGCAGCTTCAGGTTACAACGGATGTCGCCGCCCATGCCGCCCTGCATAGCGTGAATTTCTCGACCCGCGATCCCGTTCAGGCCAAGATCGACGCACTGGCCACGGTCGAAGCCAATATGCCGAAATCCCGCTACGGCGAGGTCATCACGGCGCAAGACATCACCTTCGGCAACTACGACTATGACACACGCACCTTCACGCCTGATGCGACTTCGGACGACGCGGTTGCCGTGCGCGGCCGCCGCGCCCGCGCTGCCCGCAATCCTGTCTCCACATTCCTTTTGCGGCTGGTGGGGATCGACTATTTCGATGCGGTCACACAGTCGGTCTTTGTGACCTACATCCCAAGCTGTTTCCGCGAAGGCTTCGTGGCGAATAACACGATCGATATGCAGTCGAACAATATCTACACGGCCGGCTTCTGCATCCATTCCAACTCCCATGTTGAATTGAACAGCTCCAACGAATTTGCCGACAATACCGTCGTTTCCATGCCCAACGATGCCGATATCGTCACCCCCGGCGGCGAGCTGGACAGCAACCCCGGCCTTGAAGGGGCGCTTGATGAACACGCCTATAAGATCGGTGTATTGAAGATGCTGCCCGTCTGGATGGCCGATTTCGCGGCGGGCAATACCAACTTCACGCCCGATTACATCAATGCATCAGGCGTGATCTCCCTCACCGCCCCTCAGTTCAAAGCGCCAAACATCAAGAAAAACCGCATTCACCTCGTCACCTGCAACGGCAGCCAGCCGCTGAACTTCAGCTCCAATGTGGTGATCGAAGATCTGGTGCTGATCACCAATTGTCAGATCCACTTCGCGGCAGACGCACTCTTGCGGAACTCGGTCATCGCGACCACCAATACCGCGTCCAAGTCTATTTACGCTGGCGCCAACATCACCATCGGTGAGGATGACAACTGCGGCGCAGGCGGCGACAGCCAGATCCTGACCTTGGGTTCGGTCGAACTGACAGCCGGCGTGAACATCTACGGCAGCCAGATCATCGCGCAGGATGACATTTATCTTACCTCCAATGCCGTGGGTATCGAGGGCGCGTCGCTGATCGCGGGTGACCAGATTTCGATTACGTCGAATGGCTCGATGGGGTTCTGTGGGGGCGAGTCGATGACCCGTAATTTCGAGGTCGATTACTTCCGCCTCGCCTACTGATACGCCCTGCGTTTCAGTAAATCCGCAGCCGCTTTCAGCTTTCGTTGAGTATTTTCCCCGCGCGCCCGAAAATCGTCGCAGATAGAAAGATTTTGTCGAAAAGCGGCATTGCCTGCCGTTGTCGGATCGTTAACGTTGCCTCCGAACCTGCCGCAGCGGCGGGCCGTATGGAGAGCAGACATGCGATATTCCGGACTGCAAGTCCTGAAAGAGGGGCTGTTCGGTCAGAAAGGGTGGAAACCCGTCTGGCGCGATCCCGCGCCGAAATCCGAATATGACATCGTGATCATCGGCGGCGGCGGCCACGGCCTTTCAACCGCCTATTACCTCGCCAAAGAGCACGGCCTGACCAACATTGCCGTGCTGGAAAAGGGCTACCTTGGCGGCGGCAACGTGGGGCGCAACACCACCATCGTGCGCGCCAACTACTTCCTGCCGGGCAATTCCGAGTTCTATTCCCATTCGCTCAAGCTGTGGGAAACTTTGGAGCAGGAACTGAACTACAACGTGATGCATTCGCAGCGCGGGTTGATCAACCTGTTCCACTCCGACGGCCAGCGGGATGCCTTCGTGCGGCGCGGCAACGCGATGATCAATCAGGGCGACGATGCCGAGCTGCTCGACCGCGAAGGCGTGCGCAAGCATCTCCCCTATCTCGATTTCGACAATATCCGCTTCCCTATCTACGGCGGCCTCCTGCACCGGCGCGGCGGCACCGCGCGGCACGATGCGGTCGCTTGGGGCTACGCGCGCGGCGCCGATCAGCGCGGCGTTGACCTGATCCAGAATTGTGAAGTCACCGGCATCGACATCGAAAACGGCAAGGTCCGCGGCGTGCAAACCACCCGTGGCGCGATCCGCGCAAAGAAGGTCGCCATCGTCACCGCTGGCCGCTCCGGTCAGGTCGCGGCGCTGG is a genomic window containing:
- a CDS encoding TadE/TadG family type IV pilus assembly protein; amino-acid sequence: MQIFRKLLTKFHRAEDGSATVEAVLWLPFFVLTFVMIADTSFVFHRQAEIQRIVQDANRLYSVGFLQSESETVDWVKTALTPLSTGASVTATEDGGVIRTRALVPVEDLVAVGMFGFLSGYNIGVETEQVIEFF
- a CDS encoding sarcosine oxidase subunit beta family protein, producing MRYSGLQVLKEGLFGQKGWKPVWRDPAPKSEYDIVIIGGGGHGLSTAYYLAKEHGLTNIAVLEKGYLGGGNVGRNTTIVRANYFLPGNSEFYSHSLKLWETLEQELNYNVMHSQRGLINLFHSDGQRDAFVRRGNAMINQGDDAELLDREGVRKHLPYLDFDNIRFPIYGGLLHRRGGTARHDAVAWGYARGADQRGVDLIQNCEVTGIDIENGKVRGVQTTRGAIRAKKVAIVTAGRSGQVAALAGMRLPIESHILQAFVTEGLKPVIDHVVSFGMGHFYISQSDKGGLVFGGDLDFYSSYASRGNLPMKEHVMDAAMTLMPMIGKAKVLRSWGGIMDMTPDGSPIIDKTDTVGLFVDCGWCYGGFKAVPGSGYSLAHLIATGNHHAPAARYRLDRFRTGYGIMDEEGKGSQHNLH
- a CDS encoding pilus assembly protein TadG-related protein translates to MIARQAFQHLIRRLATREDGGITIFGLFMCACVLILGGIAVDISHLYAARTQLQVTTDVAAHAALHSVNFSTRDPVQAKIDALATVEANMPKSRYGEVITAQDITFGNYDYDTRTFTPDATSDDAVAVRGRRARAARNPVSTFLLRLVGIDYFDAVTQSVFVTYIPSCFREGFVANNTIDMQSNNIYTAGFCIHSNSHVELNSSNEFADNTVVSMPNDADIVTPGGELDSNPGLEGALDEHAYKIGVLKMLPVWMADFAAGNTNFTPDYINASGVISLTAPQFKAPNIKKNRIHLVTCNGSQPLNFSSNVVIEDLVLITNCQIHFAADALLRNSVIATTNTASKSIYAGANITIGEDDNCGAGGDSQILTLGSVELTAGVNIYGSQIIAQDDIYLTSNAVGIEGASLIAGDQISITSNGSMGFCGGESMTRNFEVDYFRLAY